The Medicago truncatula cultivar Jemalong A17 chromosome 4, MtrunA17r5.0-ANR, whole genome shotgun sequence genome includes a region encoding these proteins:
- the LOC25492904 gene encoding LOW QUALITY PROTEIN: switch 2 (The sequence of the model RefSeq protein was modified relative to this genomic sequence to represent the inferred CDS: inserted 1 base in 1 codon) — MSLQTLKELTLRHCSTQQSSSQSLLRDFDSHLPINRKPPXSSLAHHLRLLDDPDDPPFQPHDFLSQQQELKLDDEEEEEEEPEIKCVPVKFTSVKSSQIQFDHTGPFEPLLLSSDGELPLVQVPASINCRLLEHQRVGVKFLYDLYKNNKGGILGDDMGLGKTIQTIAFLAAIFGKEGDSILSETRVEKRDPVLIICPSSIIQNWESEFSKWSNFSVAIYHGANRDLIYDKLEANGVEVLITSFDTYRIHGNSSLSDIQWNTVIIDEAHRLKNEKSKLYKACLEIKTLRRYGLTGTVMQNKILELFNIFDLVAPGSLGTREHFREFYDEPLKHGQRSTAPDRFVQIANKRKQHLVSVLNKYMLRRTKEETIGHLMMGKEDNIVFCAMSDLQKRIYRRMIQLPDIQCLINKDLPCSCGSPLTQVECCKRTVPDGAIWPYLHKDNLDDGCDSCPYCIVLPCLVKLQQISNHLELIKPNPKDDPDKQVKDAKFAAAVYGPDIDLVGGSMQNESFLGLSDAEHCGKMRALEKLLLSWFSHGDKVLLFSYSVRMLDILEKFIIRKGYCFSRLDGSTPTNLRQSLVDDFNSSPSKQVFLISTRAGGLGLNLVSANRVVIFDPNWNPSQDLQAQDRSFRYGQKRHVVVFRLLSAGSLEELVYSRQVYKQQLSNIAVSGKMEKRYFEGVQDCKAFQGELFGICNLFRDLSDKLFTSEIVESHETNKKDGLETEQQKKTYISEETNLLVSESETRSCSESVRTTSKPDIEFEDVGIVYAHRNEDIVNSRPVIQRQLSTSSTSSSDGQSEPSSTLVHERKKSDCVPKKQKILLIDERKRAQFSLLAESMGMEDLAFSKWLLSATPVEREKVLIDYKRKKLKG; from the exons ATGTCGCTGCAAACTCTGAAGGAATTAACACTGAGACACTGCTCAACCCAACAATCATCATCACAATCCCTTCTCCGCGATTTCGATTCACACCTCCCAATCAACAGAAAACCCC AATCCTCTCTTGCCCATCACCTTCGTCTCCTTGATGACCCTGACGACCCACCTTTTCAGCCCCACGATTTCCTTTCCCAACAACAAGAATTAAAActagatgatgaagaagaagaagaggaagagccAGAGATAAAGTGTGTGCCTGTGAAATTTACTTCTGTTAAATCCTCTCAGATTCAATTCGATCATACTGGACcctttgagcctttgcttttgtctTCTGACGGTGAACTTCCTTTGGTTCAG GTTCCTGCATCTATAAACTGTAGACTGCTTGAGCATCAGAGAGTGGGAGTGAAGTTTCTGTATGATTTGTACAAGAATAATAAGGGAGGCATCCTTGGAGATGACAT GGGTCTTGGAAAGACCATTCAAACAATAGCATTTCTTGCTGCCATATTTGGTAAAGAAGGAGACTCCATTCTTAGTGAGACGCGAGTTGAGAAAAGAGACCCTGTATTAATAATTTGCCCATCATCCATTATTCAAAACTGGGAGAGTGAATTCTCTAAGTGGTCCAACTTCAGCGTTGCCATTTATCACGGCGCAAACCGGGATTTGATATATGATAAATTGGAAGCAAATGGAGTGGAGGTACTTATTACCAGTTTTGACACTTACAGGATTCACGGAAACAGTTCCTTGTCAGATATACAGTGGAACACTGTGATTATTGATGAGGCTCATCGGCTTAAGAATGAGAAATCAAAACTCTATAAAGCATGTTTAGAAATTAAAACCCTGCGACGATATGGTCTTACCGGGACCGTAATGCAAAATAAGATCTTAGAATTGTTCAATATCTTTGATTTAGTTGCACCTGGATCCCTTGGAACGCGTGAACACTTCCGTGAGTTTTATGATGAACCCCTTAAACATGGTCAGAGGTCAACTGCTCCTGATAGATTTGTCCAAATTGCTAATAAGAGAAAACAACACCTTGTATCAGTTCTTAATAAATATATGTTGAGAAGGACAAAGGAAGAGACCATAGGGCATCTTATGATGGGGAAGGAAGATAACATTGTTTTTTGTGCAATGAGTGATTTGCAAAAACGCATTTATAGGAGAATGATCCAGCTTCCTGACATTCAGTGCCTTATAAACAAGGACCTACCTTGTAGTTGTGGTAGCCCTCTCACTCAAGTTGAATGTTGCAAAAGGACTGTACCAGATGGAGCTATTTGGCCTTACCTTCACAAAGATAACCTCGATGATGGATGTGACTCATGCCCCTATTGTATTGTCCTTCCATGCCTTGTCAAGCTACAACAG ATAAGCAATCACCTTGAGCTGATTAAGCCAAACCCCAAAGATGACCCTGACAAACAAGTTAAAGATGCAAAGTTTGCTGCTGCTGTCTATGGCCCAGACATTGACTTAGTTGGTGGGAGCATGCAGAATGAGAGTTTCCTGGGTCTAAGTGATGCAGAACATTGTGGCAAAATGCGAGCACTTGAAAAGCTATTGTTGTCATGGTTTTCACATGGCGACAAAGTTCTTTTGTTTAGCTATTCTGTAAG GATGCTGGACATACTGGAGAAATTTATCATAAGAAAAGGCTACTGCTTCTCAAGACTTGATGGGTCCACTCCAACTAATTTACGTCAGTCTCTGGTTGATGATTTCAACTCTAGTCCAAGCAAACAA GTGTTCCTGATATCAACTCGTGCTGGTGGGCTCGGATTGAACCTTGTCAGTGCGAACCGTGTCGTAATATTTGATCCCAACTGGAATCCCTCACAAGACTTACAGGCTCAGGACAGGTCCTTTCGATATGGACAGAAACGGCATGTTGTGGTATTCCGTCTTCTCTCAGCTGGTTCACTTGAAGAACTAGTTTATTCTCGTCAGGTGTACAAGCAGCAGCTCTCAAACATTGCTGTCTCTGGGAAGATGGAAAAACGATATTTTGAAGGTGTCCAG GATTGCAAAGCATTTCAAGGGGAGCTTTTTGGAATCTGCAATTTATTTCGAGATTTATCTGATAAACTATTTACCAGTGAGATCGTTGAATCGCATGAGACGAATAAAAAAGACGGGCTTGAAACAGAACAGcagaaaaaaacatatatttcagAAGAAACAAATTTGTTAGTATCAGAGTCGGAAACCAGGTCATGTTCTGAATCTGTGAGGACTACAAGTAAACCAGATATTGAATTTGAAGACGTCG GCATTGTCTACGCTCATCGCAATGAAGACATTGTCAACTCCCGACCAGTGATTCAAAGGCAGTTATCTACCAGCAGCACCTCTTCAAGCGACGGCCAAAGCGAGCCAAGCAGCACTTTAGTCCATGAAAGGAAGAAATCAGATTGTGTAcctaaaaaacagaaaattcttTTGATCGATGAAAGGAAGAGAGCCCAATTTAGCCTGCTCGCTGAGAGTATGGGCATGGAAGACCTTGCATTTAGCAAATGGTTGCTATCCGCCACTCCAGTAGAGAGAGAAAAGGTGCTTATAGACTACAAAAGGAAAAAGCTTAAAGGTTGA
- the LOC25492905 gene encoding RNA polymerase II subunit 5-mediating protein homolog, with translation MAGPRRKGTVTPLESHFSPEEVQKATKHIQDSIAVKNNELHQLRAFVDDNSNLISLVQKLPEQLSHDIMVPFGKAAFFPGRLIHTNEFMVLLGEGYYADRTSKQTVEILQRRGKSLDSQVDSLQLMINNLNSFIKVADSEVEEGLVEIREEYVEDEDNDHSDEEESESDLPVEDATSSGKSTAKEMDYAAFLSMMDELEKKEELAEKNGDYSDEDEETTDDFNDSPYQRPVVNNPKNPEGSNQAIPLNHQENIADQLNFESLAVQSQVRGKIAQNVKPIDPSVKPPILPREKTSQATSASKIEAQHQTSQPSFDSRKAFTGSIVEHAESLPKTSREQSSNSQVSSSQPSKPVSRFKMQRK, from the exons ATGGCTGGGCCACGGAGGAAAGGGACAGTGACACCACTCGAATCACATTTCTCCCCAGAAGAAGTTCAAAAAGCCACCAAGCACATTCAAGATTCTATCGCCGTTAAGAACAACGAACTCCATCAACTACGAGCTTTCGTCGATGACAACAGCAACCTTATCAGCCTTGTTCAGAAACTTCCTGAACAACTCTCTCACGATATCATG gtTCCGTTTGGGAAAGCAGCGTTttttcctggccgtttgattcATACCAATGAGTTCATG GTTCTTTTGGGAGAAGGCTATTATGCAGACAGAACTTCCAAACAAACTGTTGAGATTTTGCAAAGAAGAGGGAAGTCATTGGATTCACAAGTTGATTCTCTTCAGCTAATGATCAACAATCTTAACTCGTTTATCAAAGTGGCAGATTCTGAAGTAGAG GAGGGTCTTGTAGAAATAAGGGAAGAATATGTGGAGGACGAGGACAATGACCACTCTGACGAAGAGGAATCTGAATCAG aTTTACCCGTGGAAGATGCTACTAGTTCTGGGAAATCAACAGCCAAAGAAATGGACTATGCTGCTTTTTTGTCTATGATGGATGAActtgagaaaaaagaagagcTTGCTGAAAAAAATGGTGATTACAGCGATGAAGACGAGGAAACTActgatgattttaatgatagtCCATATCAGAGACCTGTTGTTAACAATCCCAAAAATCCAGAG GGTAGTAATCAAGCCATACCGCTGAATCATCAAGAAAATATAGCTGATCAGTTGAAT TTTGAAAGCCTGGCTGTTCAATCTCAGGTCAGAG GGAAAATTGCACAAAATGTGAAACCCATTGATCCTAGTGTAAAGCCTCCCATACTTCCTAGAGAGAAGACATCTCAAGCAACTTCTGCGTCGAAAATTGAG GCTCAACACCAAACTTCACAACCATCATTTGATAGTCGCAAG GCTTTTACAGGCTCCATCGTAGAGCATGCTGAGAGTTTACCAAAAACTTCAAGAGAACAAAGTTCAAATTCACAG GTTTCCAGTTCTCAACCTTCAAAACCAGTCTCCAGATTCAAAATGCAGAGAAAGTAG
- the LOC11437766 gene encoding early nodulin-like protein 2, protein MASSSMFLIGLVLLLTPMLLEAKEFHVGGKDGWVVNPSEDYNQWARTHRFRVNDTLHFKYVKGNDSVLVVKKEDYDSCNTNNPKQKLDNGNSKFKLSDSGFYYFISGNADNCKHDEKMIVQVMAVRPNVTPNVTAVPPSQPPASASPPKIPLTYVDSPAPSPSKASSVGVVVWVVLMLFGGYVGFVY, encoded by the exons ATGGCTTCTTCTAGCATGTTTCTAATTGGTCTTGTGCTTTTATTGACACCAATGTTGCTTGAAGCAAAGGAGTTTCATGTTGGTGGCAAAGATGGTTGGGTCGTGAATCCTTCTGAAGACTACAATCAGTGGGCTCGAACACATAGGTTTCGAGTCAATGACACTCTCC ATTTCAAGTACGTTAAAGGGAATGATTCGGTTCTTGTGGTGAAGAAAGAAGACTATGATTCTTGCAACACCAacaatccaaaacaaaaattggaCAATGGTAATTCCAAGTTTAAGCTGAGTGACTCGGGTTTCTATTATTTCATCAGTGGCAATGCTGACAACTGCAAGCATGATGAAAAGATGATTGTTCAAGTCATGGCTGTTCGCCCTAATGTCACACCTAATGTCACGGCTGTGCCACCATCTCAGCCTCCGGCAAGTGCGTCACCTCCTAAGATTCCGTTGACCTATGTAGATTCTCCGGCACCGTCTCCGTCCAAAGCAAGTTCTGTTGGGGTTGTGGTTTGGGTGGTTTTGATGTTGTTTGGTGGCTATGTAGGGTTTGTTTATTAG
- the LOC25492906 gene encoding transmembrane E3 ubiquitin-protein ligase FLY2, translated as MVCLGFDMVEVEAQRLELCLVKRKEVGLLLRTVFGLLVFLLFLSPVTGLRPLRDKTGSWGDEWIFSGKDESDIGPFSQWNITGTYRGTWKFLDTTNGSSKFPDIRKINGNSVIELVSTPTKITGVHYVQGVVIFHDVFDNEYNVGGAQIKIEGVYIWPFRQLRMVANSGKEGGLNQDGDYILSNPYHLLGVFSSQVFQESSRHTMWRRKHSPLHGMEKNCNVEISARVSRLSSSKHDGEHDSFQLEGLMESPSVDDDGDCISPLQLNATSINIGVYYNKAVNYTLMVTFVSFLQVLLLIRQMEHSNTQSGAAKVSIIMIGQQAIVDAYLCLVHLTAGILVESLFNAFATAAFFKFVVFSIFEMRYLLAIWKASRPLSNGEGWETMRRELSVLYSRFYGILLGGILFMYEFHNYLRPILLLVYSFWIPQIITNVIRDSRKPLHPHYILGITVTRLAIPLYVFGCPNNFLRIEPDQSWCVCLVLFTGFQATVLLLQHYLGSRWFIPHQILPEKYSYYRRSSQDTNHATDCVICMTAIDLTPRSNDCMVTPCDHFFHTGCLQRWMDIKMECPTCRRPLPPA; from the exons ATGGTTTGTTTGGGGTTTGATATGGTTGAGGTTGAAGCTCAAAGGTTGGAACTTTGTTTGGTTAAGAGGAAGGAAGTTGGTCTTTTGTTGAGGACTGTGTTTGGTTTGTTGGTGTTTCTGCTGTTTCTTAGTCCTGTGACTGGTCTCAGACCATTAAGGGATAAAACTGGTTCATGGGGTGATGAG TGGATTTTTTctggaaaagatgaaagcgacATAGGTCCATTTTCACAATGGAATATAACTGGAACTTACAGAG GGACGTGGAAGTTTTTAGATACTACCAATGGCTCTTCTAAATTTCCGGACATcagaaaaataaatggaaacTCTGTAATTGAATTAGTTAGTACACCCACAAAGATAACTGGTGTACATTATGTGCAG GGGGTTGTTATATTCCACGATGTGTTCGACAACGAATACAATGTTGGGGGTGCCCAAATCAAAATAGAAGGTGTATATATATGGCCTTTTAGACAACTTCGAATGGTAGCCAACAG cggaaaagaggGAGGGTTGAATCAAGATGGAGATTATATTTTATCCAATCCATATCATCTG CTTGGAGTTTTCTCATCTCAAGTATTCCAAGAATCTTCGCGACATACAATGTGGAGAAGAAAGCATT CTCCATTGCATGGCATGGAGAAAAACTGTAACGTTGAAATTTCAGCACGGGTTTCACGCTTGTCATCGTCAAAACATG ATGGGGAGCATGATTCTTTTCAGCTGGAAGGATTAATGGAAAGTCCGTCTGTGGATGACGATGGAGATTGCATCTCACCATTACAATTAAATGCAACATCTATTAATATTGGAGTCTACTACAATAAAGCAGTGAACTATACCTTGATGGTTACCTTT GTCTCATTCTTGCAAGTTCTTCTGTTGATTCGGCAAATGGAGCATAGCAACACACAATCT GGGGCAGCGAAGGTTTCAATAATAATGATTGGTCAGCAAGCTATAGTGGATGCTTATCTTTGCCTTGTACATCTGACTGCAGGAATACTAGTTG AGTCCTTGTTCAATGCTTTTGCAACCGCTGCATTTTTCAAGTTTGTAGTTTTCTCAATATTTGAGATGAGATATCTCCTTGCCATTTGGAAAGCAAGTCGGCCTTTGAGTAACGGTGAAGGTTGGGAGACAATGAGGCGCGAGCTTTCCGTTTTATACAGCCGTTTCT ATGGGATTCTGTTGGGCGGTATTCTATTCATGTACGAATTCCATAATTATTTGAGACCTATTCTGCTTCTTGTATACTCCTTTTGGATACCTCAGATAATCACCAATGTTATTCGCGATTCACGCAAACCATTGCATCCTCATTATATATTAGGCATCACCGTTACTCGGCTAGCAATCCCATTATACGTTTTTGGTTGTCCTAACAACTTCTTGCGCATAGAACCAGATCAGAGCTGgtgtgtttgtttggttttattTACTGGATTTCAAGCCACAGTTCTCCTTCTTCAGCATTACCTCGGCTCCCGTTGGTTCATTCCTCATCAG ATTCTACCTGAGAAATACAGCTATTATAGGAGGTCTTCTCAGGATACAAATCATGCCACGGACTGTGTTATTTGCATGACAGCCATTGATCTCACACCGCGATCAAATGATTGCATG GTGACGCCTTGTGATCATTTTTTCCACACTGGCTGCTTACAAAGATGGATGGATATAAAGATGGAGTGCCCAACATGTCGGCGCCCGCTCCCACCTGCATGA
- the LOC25492907 gene encoding leucine-rich repeat extensin-like protein 4, translating into MASTSSSHSFTTCVLFLFFLYLSCFFNNLDAKHSITNTHKHKHQHNHNHIHNSPLNPRLYRAFLALQAWKHVIYSDPKNITSNWVGPSVCNYTGIYCAPSLDDPKITVVAGIDLNHADIAGFLPDELAFLCDLSLLHLNSNRFCGIIPKTFSNLTHLYELDLSNNRFVGPFPSVVLSLPSLTYLDLRYNEFEGPLPPELFNKAFDAFFLNNNRFTSSIPRNLGKSKASVMVFANNKFGGCLPESIVNFANTLEELLLINTSISGCLPQQVGFLYKLRVLDVSFNNIVGPIPYSLAGLSHLEQLNLGHNMMSGIVPVGICELPNLVNFTFSYNFFCEEEGICKNLTSKKIAFDDRRNCLPEKALQRSEKECSAKLEHPVDCFELCCVEGGLGNNVSAGSMAIPPSATAPAAMPLSAAPLVAPSHP; encoded by the coding sequence ATGGcttcaacttcatcttctcaTTCCTTTACCACTTGTGTGTTATTCCtcttttttctatatttgtCTTGTTTCTTCAACAACCTTGATGCAAAACACAGCATAACCAACACTCACAAGCACAAGCACCAACACAATCACAACCACATCCATAATTCCCCATTAAACCCAAGACTCTACCGCGCGTTTCTTGCACTGCAAGCATGGAAGCATGTGATCTACTCAGACCCAAAAAACATTACTTCAAATTGGGTAGGTCCTTCAGTTTGCAACTACACTGGTATCTACTGTGCTCCATCTCTTGATGATCCTAAAATAACAGTTGTAGCCGGCATTGACCTTAACCACGCAGACATAGCCGGGTTCCTACCCGACGAATTAGCCTTCCTATGTGATCTTTCACTTCTCCACCTCAATAGCAACCGTTTCTGTGGCATCATTCCGAAAACCTTCTCAAACCTAACTCATCTCTATGAGCTTGACCTTAGTAACAACAGATTTGTCGGACCTTTTCCTTCGGTCGTGCTTTCCCTTCCTTCCCTTACTTATCTCGACCTTCGTTACAATGAATTCGAAGGTCCGTTGCCTCCTGAGCTTTTCAACAAAGCTTTCGATGCTTTTTTCCTTAACAACAATCGCTTCACAAGTTCTATTCCAAGAAATTTAGGAAAAAGCAAAGCATCTGTTATGGTTTTTGCTAATAACAAATTTGGAGGATGTTTACCAGAAAGCATAGTGAACTTCGCCAACACTTTGGAAGAACTTCTCTTAATCAATACAAGCATCTCAGGTTGTCTTCCACAGCAAGTTGGATTTCTATACAAATTGAGAGTGTTGGATGTGAGTTTCAACAATATTGTTGGTCCTATACCTTATAGTCTTGCAGGGCTATCTCATTTGGAGCAGTTAAATTTAGGACATAATATGATGAGTGGAATAGTTCCTGTCGGAATTTGCGAGTTACCAAACTTAGTGAATTTCACTTTTTCTTACAACTTCTTCTGTGAGGAAGAGGGAATTTGTAAGAATTTGACATCAAAGAAGATAGCTTTTGATGATCGCCGCAATTGCTTGCCGGAGAAGGCACTGCAGAGGAGTGAAAAGGAATGTAGTGCAAAACTTGAACACCCTGTTGATTGCTTTGAGCTTTGTTGTGTTGAAGGAGGTCTTGGGAATAATGTTAGTGCTGGTTCTATGGCTATTCCACCTTCTGCAACTGCACCAGCAGCAATGCCTCTTTCTGCTGCACCTCTTGTTGCACCAAGCCATCCTTGA
- the LOC25492903 gene encoding uncharacterized protein — translation MGKGLIWATAEDLHRNRGRVLSLYRHILRSLNSPSLPLTFAARLAKKAEVRAMFWVGSDERSLHNIADLIDAAEYSLSFLKKGQFPPRHIT, via the coding sequence ATGGGAAAGGGTTTGATATGGGCGACGGCAGAGGATCTGCATAGGAATAGGGGTCGAGTTCTGTCGCTATATCGTCACATACTTCGAAGCCTCAATTCTCCTTCGTTGCCACTGACATTCGCTGCAAGATTAGCGAAGAAAGCAGAGGTACGTGCAATGTTTTGGGTTGGTTCTGATGAAAGGTCTTTGCATAACATTGCTGACTTAATTGATGCTGCTGAatactctctttcttttctcaagAAAGGTCAATTTCCTCCTCGTCACATTACCTGA